AATCCCATGAATATGCCATTAGAGGGGGCAATTCGCTTTGGGCAGAAATCACTAGATAGCCGGTAGGTTTAAGAGTGTAGACAAAAGCGAGAGGGGTATCTTCGTTTTTTAAGGTAGTCTTTTTCCCAATTTGCCGGGATATACTATTTGCCTTCAGCAAGTTCTGTGCCAAGCATTCAG
This genomic interval from Candidatus Cloacimonadota bacterium contains the following:
- a CDS encoding Spi family protease inhibitor, whose protein sequence is MKKVICILIALFALTLNAVQISETRAECLAQNLLKANSISRQIGKKTTLKNEDTPLAFVYTLKPTGYLVISAQSELPPLMAYSWD